The Mytilus galloprovincialis chromosome 2, xbMytGall1.hap1.1, whole genome shotgun sequence genome has a window encoding:
- the LOC143063907 gene encoding isocitrate dehydrogenase [NAD] subunit beta, mitochondrial-like, which translates to MAASLRRTQPVIVQTFSRFLKNKQDLLRNVERCIHDSLPVCQSVASPVAKPVGKQVATLVPGDGVGPDMMNSLRDVFTHAGVPIEFEEYFLSEVQQGQSVSLDTVVESFKRNGVGIKGIITTPSHFKGGILQTLNMKLRSELDLFANVVVIKSLPGLKTKHNNLDFVIIREQTEGEYSALEHESVKGVVECLKIITREKSRRIAKFAFDYAVKHKRNKVTAVHKANIMKLGDGLFLQCCEEVASYYPTIKFENMIIDNCCMQLVSNPHQFDVMVMPNLYGNIVDNLAAGLVGGAGVVPGESYSRDSAVFEQGARHAFADAVGRNIANPTAVLLSGCNMLKHIHLDYHAKVIEDAVHRVIKSAKVRTKDLGGHSTTNDFTHAIIDQLHNN; encoded by the exons GGACACAGCCAGTGATTGTCCAAACTTTTTCGCGTTTTTTGAAAAAT aAACAAGATCTGTTGAGGAATGTAGAGAGATGTATTCACGATTCACTTCCTGTGTGTCAGAGTGTA GCAAGTCCAGTAGCTAAGCCAGTAGGGAAACAAGTAGCTACACTGGTTCCTGGAGATGGAGTGGGACCAGACATGATGAACAGTTTAAGGGATGTCTTTACACATGCAGGTGTACCAATAGAATTCGAGGAATATTTTCTCAG tgAAGTTCAACAGGGTCAAAGTGTTAGTTTAGATACAGTTGTAGAATCGTTCAAAAGAAATGGTGTTGGTATAAAAGGCATTATCACAACTCCTTCTCATTTTAAAGGTGGAATATTACAGACACTTAATATGAAACTCAG ATCAGAATTAGATTTATTTGCCAATGTTGTTGTTATTAAAAGTTTACCTGGATTGAAGACCAAACATAATAACTTAGATTTTGTTATTATAAGAGAACAGACAGAAGGAGAATACAGTGCTTTAGAACATGAG aGTGTGAAAGGTGTAGTAGAATGTTTAAAAATCATAACAAGAGAAAAGTCGAGGAGAATTGCCAAGTTTGCTTTTGATTATGCTGTTAAACATAAAAGAAACAAAGTAACAGCTGTACACAAAGCTAACATCAT gaAACTAGGTGATGGATTATTTTTACAGTGTTGTGAAGAAGTTGCCAGTTACTATCCTACAATAAAGTTTGAGAATATGATCATTGACAACTGTTGTATGCAG TTGGTGTCAAATCCTCACCAGTTTGATGTAATGGTAATGCCTAACTTGTATGGTAATATTGTTGATAACCTAGCAGCAGGCCTGGTGGGTGGGGCTGGTGTAGTACCTGGAGAAAGTTATAGTCGAGACTCGGCCGTGTTTGAACAG GGTGCTAGACATGCCTTTGCAGATGCAGTTGGTAGGAACATTGCCAATCCAACAGCAGTATTACTAAGCGGTTGTAACATGCTGAAACATATACATCTGGATTACCATGCTAAGGTTATAGAAGATGCTGTACATAGAGTGATCAAATCAGCAAAA gtaagaACCAAAGATCTAGGTGGTCATTCAACGACTAATGACTTCACTCATGCCATTATTGACCAGTTACACAACAATTGA
- the LOC143063904 gene encoding uncharacterized protein LOC143063904 produces MVSIPDWSKFSRVHDTLKEPGNILMNKYYKQREEETIKLAEEHGYFLVPTQGYLIKSMGPLNGRRVKDTNKIYLVKLVGVHLRKIGDISYCINLRICILHNNFLTKIDGLATCRQLIKLDLHSNQLTSVPGIAFWSSLRHLRFLLLHDNPLGKYETLQNIATCPSLMGLTLYDTPLGLKRNYRHHVVNSIWSLKALDHYVISDEEIIEDAIFGGRFCTLNEEFKINLCPPWYEDGTLEEEMALLRRTEAEINKIMAHHSPVLIIQRHIRGVLTRKRFGSFGNKSKGYRSVEMPHTSDAVPPPPSTSPAFTLCNQDLSVGTSAEFDSYNKNRRPESSAPSDITEVHTSSKVNEPYPTPQPQTPHTQDEIESPKKKKNLLINLAKLQSGTFSTLYDEAIAIETILPELTFESVSTPLETKRYRRRKKSEQQKRIVKSVKQFFGPVVDSADQQEPEKEVDDDTPITQYRLRGVRPETGYIDAKTQLILYNQEAGRMVRDAEDEIHIRTNNMPKPKISPRKNINNDQRIFARVHGTMGISSLLAVHQAYRDREKAERSAARIENILKLHDEKDRAKERIRLFNEEKRNQALRKRDQERANMLEALERREMRRLSYLDKRHDIKARSSEMSRTFKADFTFITEFSTQHTSVSNALMRHDKQTKQEDRVAAKSDLVSNLKTTKQDQSDIVKKYLEHRQLMRQTESSFAKNELDSRMLQEANERIMEAKTRVAQQKQRKETVKTFYPLPQTVTPAPNVDTSERLSAPPRYTPGATHFEANALLAEGRIGKHHTMIL; encoded by the exons ATGGTTAGCATACCTGACTGGTCGAAGTTCTCCCGGGTCCATGACACCTTAAAAGAACCAGGGAACATACTGATGAACAAGTATTACAAACAAAGGGAAGAGGAGACCATAAAACTAGCCGAAGAACATGGATACTTCCTGGTCCCAACTCAGGGATACCTCATTAAAAGCATGGGTCCTTTGAATGGGCGACGGGTCAAggatacaaacaaaatatatcttGTGAAGCTTGTTGGTGTCCATCTAAGGAAAATTGGAGACATCTCATATTGTATAAACTTGAGGATCTGCATCTTGCATAATAATTTCTTAACAAAAATTGATGGCCTAGCAACCTGTCGTCAACTAATTAAGCTGGATCTTCATTCAAATcag CTAACATCAGTACCAGGGATTGCATTTTGGTCATCGTTGCGGCATCTGAGGTTTTTATTGCTGCATGATAATCCTCTTGGGAAGTATGAAACATTACAAAACATTGCTACCTGTCCAAGTCTTATGGGCCTTACATTGTACGATACACCACTTGGACTGAAGAGAAATTATCGGCACCATGTTGTCAACAGTATTTGGTCACTTAAGGCTTTAGATCATTATGTAATATCAGATGAAGAGATAATTGAAGATGCAATATTTGGTGGAAGATTTTGTACATTGAATGAAGAATTTAAGATCAACCTTTGCCCACCATGGTATGAG GATGGAACTTTAGAGGAAGAAATGGCTCTTTTACGGAGGACAGAAGCAGAAATTAATAAGATTATGGCTCACCATTCACCAGTCCTTATAATTCAAAGACACATTAGAGGCGTATTAACAAGAAAaag gtttggcAGCTTTGGTAATAAATCCAAAGGTTATAGATCAGTTGAGATGCCTCATACCTCTGATGCTGTACCTCCTCCACCCTCAACCTCACCTGCCTTTACTCTGTGTAACCAGGATTTATCTGTAGGAACCAGTGCGGAATTTGACTCCTATAACAAAAATCGTAGACCAGAATCATCAGCACCAAGTGATATAACAGAAGTACACACTTCTTCAAAg GTAAATGAGCCCTACCCTACACCACAGCCTCAAACACCTCATACCCAAGATGAAATTGAGTCTCCAAAGAAGAAGAAAAACTTATTGATAAACCTAGCTAAGTTACAGTCAGGAACTTTTTCAACATTGTATGATGAGGCAATTGCCATAGAAACTATTTTACCAGAACTGACCTTTGAAAGTGTTTCAACCCCTTTAGAAACAAAGAGATATAGAAGGAGGAAGAAATCAGAGCAGCAGAAGAGAATTGTAAAAAGTGTCAAGCAGTTTTTTGGACCAGTTGTCGACTCAGCAGATCAGCAGGAACCTGAGAAAGAGGTAGATGATGACACACCAATAACACAATATCGTCTGAGGGGTGTTCGGCCAGAAACAGGATATATTGATGCTAAAACTCAGCTCATTTTGTATAACCAGGAAGCTGGAAGGATGGTTAGGGATGCTGAAGATGAAATACACATAAGAACTAATAATATGCCAAAACCTAAAATTTCGCcaagaaaaaatattaacaatgaCCAAAGAATTTTTGCACGTGTTCACGGCACCATGGGTATTTCGAGTTTGCTAGCTGTGCATCAAGCATATCGAGATAGGGAAAAGGCAGAAAGGTCTGCTGCAAGAAtagaaaacattttaaagttaCACGATGAAAAAGATCGGGCAAAGGAAAGAATTAGATTGtttaatgaagaaaaaagaaaccAAGCTTTACGAAAAAGAGACCAAGAAAGAGCCAATATGTTAGAAGCTTTAGAAAGACGTGAAATGAGAAGGTTAAGTTATTTAGATAAAAGGCATGATATCAAAGCAAGGTCATCAGAAATGTCAAGAACATTCAAAGCTGACTTTACATTTATTACAGAATTCAGTACCCAGCATACATCTGTATCAAATGCTTTAATGCgacatgacaaacaaacaaagcaGGAAGATCGTGTTGCAGCAAAATCAGATTTGgtttcaaatttgaaaacaacaaaacaagacCAGTCAGATATAGTTAAAAAGTATCTAGAGCATCGTCAGCTAATGAGGCAGACAGAATCATCATTCGCTAAAAATGAACTTGATTCCAGGATGCTACAAGAAGCAAATGAAAGGATCATGGAAGCAAAAACAAGGGTGGCTCAACAAAAGCAAAGAAAAGAGACTGTTAAAACCTTTTATCCTCTTCCTCAGACAGTAACTCCTGCACCAAATGTAGACACTTCTGAGAGGCTATCAGCACCTCCACGATACACTCCAGGGGCTACTCATTTTGAGGCAAATGCTTTACTAGCCGAAGGACGTATTGGAAAACACCATACAATGATTTTATGA
- the LOC143063905 gene encoding N-glycosylase/DNA lyase-like has product MAAPMIESTFKSFMCPIKELRLDKTLACGQSFRWKENIPGTWVGVLAGRVWKLKQNENEIFYTTHSKSIQQPTKIEKCPPTKKRRKLTKMGTTEQMTRTIEEKHICCENIGIEGDNELNILSDYLQLSVKLQDLYSQWSLNDPNFRDKSENFQGVRMLRQHPVENLFSFICSSNNHISRISSMVEKLCEHYGEKIIELDGQAYFAFPSISSLAGEGVEEKLRQLGFGYRAKYISSSARYLNENGGEDFLFSLREQPYEEAKQQLMKLNGVGAKVADCVCLMSMDKAGAIPVDTHVWQIAARDYIPKLKQSKSLTDNLYKEIGDHFRSLWGPYAGWAHSVLFTADLKKFKRESPDTKIKEKAKKKKVK; this is encoded by the exons ATGGCTGCGCCCATGATTGAATCAACTTTCAAGTCATTTATGTGTCCGATCAAAGAATTACGGCTTGATAAAACACTTGCATGTGGACAGTCATTCAG ATGGAAAGAGAATATCCCTGGTACTTGGGTTGGGGTATTAGCAGGGCGAGTATGGAagctaaaacaaaatgaaaatgagaTCTTTTATACCACTCATAGTAAATCTATTCAACAACCTACCAAGATAGAAAAATGTCCACCCACCAAAAAGCGtagaaaattaaccaaaatggGGACAACAGAACAGATGACCAGAACTATTGAAGAAAAACACATTTGCTGTGAAAATATAGGAATTGAAGGTGATAATGAACTCAACATTTTAAGTGATTATTTACAGCTCTCTGTTAAACTCCAAGATCTCTATTCACAATGGTCGCTCAACGACCCAAATTTCCGGGATAAATCTGAAAACTTTCAAGGAGTTAGAATGCTTCGTCAGCACCCTgttgaaaatttattttcattcatttgttctTCAAATAACCATATATCTAGAATAAGTTCAATGGTAGAAAAATTATGTGAACATTATGGTGAGAAGATAATCGAACTAGATGGTCAGGCTTATTTTGCCTTCCCATCTATTTCATCGCTGGCAGGTGAAGGTGTGGAAGAAAAATTGAGACAGCTAGGTTTTGGTTATCGGGCCAAATACATTAGTTCATCAGCTCGCTACCTCAATGAGAATGGCGGAGAGgattttttatttagtttgaGAGAACAACCATATGAAGAAGCAAAGCAGCAATTAATGAAACTCAATGGTGTAGGTGCTAAG gTAGCAGATTGTGTTTGTTTGATGTCAATGGACAAAGCTGGTGCCATTCCAGTCGACACCCATGTGTGGCAAATAGCAGCAAGAGATTATATACCAAAATTAAAACAGTCAAAATCACTAACAGATAATCTTTATAAAGAAATAG GAGATCATTTCAGAAGTCTGTGGGGACCATATGCTGGATGGGCACATTCG GTACTGTTCACAGCTGATCTTAAGAAGTTCAAAAGAGAAAGTCCAGATACAAAAATAAAG